Proteins found in one Nilaparvata lugens isolate BPH unplaced genomic scaffold, ASM1435652v1 scaffold284_1_2, whole genome shotgun sequence genomic segment:
- the LOC111064251 gene encoding zinc finger protein 431-like isoform X2, whose translation MSVSVERSPKLCSRWWMTSQKSKSEIYSQIEIVEHDSPFERIDIEMKNEPSHSNTAIHQIKREKQEDGFAELQLTTNNVKQEPITSEEAPTTTQMAIVAVDSSQEPAPEFSTAFAPTDNDFSQQHYLIPGYNLIFIKEEDSQDVEDISEEINFGTVKSEAEMWPSISGTDNATEVGGVDAHPISPVEECTEPPVAGEETKLYSCDDSSYETPSITALKRHIRRHTKEKPFSCEICDYKCATSDYMKIHIRTHTVEKPFSCEFCHYKCANSNHLKVHIRSHTGEKPFSCKLCDYKCAISANLKVHIRTHSGVKPFSCKFCDYKCAISATLKAHIRTHTGEKPYNCDLCNFKCATSRQLKRHIRTHTGEKPFSCEFCDYKCSYSDYLKEHIRTHTGEKPFSCDLCNFKCTTSSYLKIHIRSHTGEKPFCCKLCDYKCANSGTLKAHNIRKHSGEKPFSCNFCDYKCATSDYMKIHNRTHTGEKPFSCEFCDYKCATSNNLKKHFRTHTGEKPFSCDLCNFKCATSGQLRIHIRSHTGEKPFSCEFCDYKCATSNNLKKHFRTHTGEKPFSCDLCDFKCATSNNLKIHMRRHTGEKPFSCEMCDYKCSLKSSLKLHFRTHTGEKPFSCDLCNFKCATSGQLRIHIRSHTGEKPFSCEFCDFKCATSGNLKVHIRTHTG comes from the exons ATGAGTGTTTCG GTGGAAAGATCGCCAAAGTTGTGCTCAAGATGGTGGATGACATCTCAAAAATCTAAATCAGAAATCTATTCACAG ATTGAAATTGTGGAACATGATAGTCCATTTGAACGAATTGACATTGAGATGAAGAATGAACCTTCACATAGCAACACAGCTATTCATCAG ATCAAGAGAGAGAAGCAAGAAGATGGATTTGCAGAACTTCAATTGACAACAAATAACGTCAAACAGGAGCCAATAACCTCAGAGGAAGCCCCAACTACTACTCAG ATGGCGATAGTTGCAGTAGATAGCAGCCAAGAACCAGCGCCAGAGTTCAGCACTGCTTTCGCTCCAACCGATAATGACTTCAGCCAACAACATTATTTAATCCCTGGCTACAATCTAATATTCATCAAAGAAGAAG ATTCCCAAGATGTAGAAGACATTTCAGAAGAAATTAACTTTGGCACAGTGAAGAGTGAAGCAGAGATGTGGCCTTCTATCAGCGGCACTGACAATGCAACAGAAGTGGGTGGAGTGGATGCACATCCTATCTCTCCAGTTGAGGAGTGCACTGAGCCACCTGTGGCTGGTGAAGAGACCAAGCTCTACAGCTGTGATGACAGCAGCTATGAAACTCCATCGATTACTGCTTTGAAAAGACACATTAGAAGACACACTAAGGAAAAGCCTTTTAGTTGTGAGAtctgtgactataaatgtgctacTTCAGACTATATGAAaatacatatcagaacacatacagttGAAAAACCATTCAGTTGCGAATTTTGTCACTACAAATGTGCTAATTCAAACCATTTGAAAGTACATATCAGATCACATACAGGTGAAAAACCATTCAGTTGTAAATTATGTGACTACAAATGTGCTATTTCAGCCAATTTGAAAGTTCATATCAGAACACATTCAGGTGTGAAACCATTTAGTTGCAAATTTTGTGACTACAAATGTGCTATTTCAGCCACATTGAAAGctcatatcagaacacatacaggtgAGAAACCATACAATTGTGACCTTTGTAACTTTAAATGTGCTACTTCAAGACAATTGAAgagacatatcagaacacacACTGGTGAAAAACCATTTAGTTGCGAATTTTGTGACTACAAATGTTCATATTCAGACTATTTGAAagaacatatcagaacacatacaggtgAGAAACCATTCAGTTGTGACCTTTGTAACTTCAAATGTACCACTTCAAGCTATTTGAAAATACATATCAGATCACATACAGGTGAAAAACCATTTTGTTGTAAAttatgtgactataaatgtgcaaATTCAGGTACTTTGAAGGCACATAATATTAGAAAACATTCAGGTGAAAAACCATTTAGTTGTAACTTTTGTGACTACAAATGTGCTACTTCAGACTATATGAAAATACATAACAGAACACATACAGGTGAAAAACCATTCAGTTGCGAATTTTGTGACTACAAATGTGCTActtcaaacaatttaaaaaaacatttcagaacacatacaggtgAGAAACCATTCAGTTGTGACCTTTGTAACTTCAAATGTGCTACTTCAGGCCAATTGAGAATACATATCAGATCACACACTGGTGAAAAACCATTTAGTTGCGAATTTTGTGACTACAAATGTGCTActtcaaacaatttaaaaaaacatttcagaacacatacaggtgAGAAACCATTCAGTTGTGACCTTTGTGACTTTAAATGTGCTACttcaaacaatttgaaaatacatatGAGAAGACACACTGGAGAAAAGCCTTTTAGTTGTGAGATGTGTGACTATAAATGCAGTCTGAAATCTAGCTTGAAATTACAtttcagaacacatacaggtgAAAAACCATTTAGTTGTGACCTTTGTAACTTCAAATGTGCTACTTCAGGCCAATTGAGAATACATATCAGATCACACACTGGTGAAAAACCATTTAGTTGCGAATTTTGTGACTTTAAATGTGCTACTTCAGGTAATTTGAAAGTACATATTCGAACACATACAGGTTAA
- the LOC111064251 gene encoding zinc finger protein 431-like isoform X1: MSVPVERSPKLCSRWWMTSQKSKSEIYSQIEIVEHDSPFERIDIEMKNEPSHSNTAIHQIKREKQEDGFAELQLTTNNVKQEPITSEEAPTTTQMAIVAVDSSQEPAPEFSTAFAPTDNDFSQQHYLIPGYNLIFIKEEDSQDVEDISEEINFGTVKSEAEMWPSISGTDNATEVGGVDAHPISPVEECTEPPVAGEETKLYSCDDSSYETPSITALKRHIRRHTKEKPFSCEICDYKCATSDYMKIHIRTHTVEKPFSCEFCHYKCANSNHLKVHIRSHTGEKPFSCKLCDYKCAISANLKVHIRTHSGVKPFSCKFCDYKCAISATLKAHIRTHTGEKPYNCDLCNFKCATSRQLKRHIRTHTGEKPFSCEFCDYKCSYSDYLKEHIRTHTGEKPFSCDLCNFKCTTSSYLKIHIRSHTGEKPFCCKLCDYKCANSGTLKAHNIRKHSGEKPFSCNFCDYKCATSDYMKIHNRTHTGEKPFSCEFCDYKCATSNNLKKHFRTHTGEKPFSCDLCNFKCATSGQLRIHIRSHTGEKPFSCEFCDYKCATSNNLKKHFRTHTGEKPFSCDLCDFKCATSNNLKIHMRRHTGEKPFSCEMCDYKCSLKSSLKLHFRTHTGEKPFSCDLCNFKCATSGQLRIHIRSHTGEKPFSCEFCDFKCATSGNLKVHIRTHTG, encoded by the exons ATGAGTGTTCCG GTGGAAAGATCGCCAAAGTTGTGCTCAAGATGGTGGATGACATCTCAAAAATCTAAATCAGAAATCTATTCACAG ATTGAAATTGTGGAACATGATAGTCCATTTGAACGAATTGACATTGAGATGAAGAATGAACCTTCACATAGCAACACAGCTATTCATCAG ATCAAGAGAGAGAAGCAAGAAGATGGATTTGCAGAACTTCAATTGACAACAAATAACGTCAAACAGGAGCCAATAACCTCAGAGGAAGCCCCAACTACTACTCAG ATGGCGATAGTTGCAGTAGATAGCAGCCAAGAACCAGCGCCAGAGTTCAGCACTGCTTTCGCTCCAACCGATAATGACTTCAGCCAACAACATTATTTAATCCCTGGCTACAATCTAATATTCATCAAAGAAGAAG ATTCCCAAGATGTAGAAGACATTTCAGAAGAAATTAACTTTGGCACAGTGAAGAGTGAAGCAGAGATGTGGCCTTCTATCAGCGGCACTGACAATGCAACAGAAGTGGGTGGAGTGGATGCACATCCTATCTCTCCAGTTGAGGAGTGCACTGAGCCACCTGTGGCTGGTGAAGAGACCAAGCTCTACAGCTGTGATGACAGCAGCTATGAAACTCCATCGATTACTGCTTTGAAAAGACACATTAGAAGACACACTAAGGAAAAGCCTTTTAGTTGTGAGAtctgtgactataaatgtgctacTTCAGACTATATGAAaatacatatcagaacacatacagttGAAAAACCATTCAGTTGCGAATTTTGTCACTACAAATGTGCTAATTCAAACCATTTGAAAGTACATATCAGATCACATACAGGTGAAAAACCATTCAGTTGTAAATTATGTGACTACAAATGTGCTATTTCAGCCAATTTGAAAGTTCATATCAGAACACATTCAGGTGTGAAACCATTTAGTTGCAAATTTTGTGACTACAAATGTGCTATTTCAGCCACATTGAAAGctcatatcagaacacatacaggtgAGAAACCATACAATTGTGACCTTTGTAACTTTAAATGTGCTACTTCAAGACAATTGAAgagacatatcagaacacacACTGGTGAAAAACCATTTAGTTGCGAATTTTGTGACTACAAATGTTCATATTCAGACTATTTGAAagaacatatcagaacacatacaggtgAGAAACCATTCAGTTGTGACCTTTGTAACTTCAAATGTACCACTTCAAGCTATTTGAAAATACATATCAGATCACATACAGGTGAAAAACCATTTTGTTGTAAAttatgtgactataaatgtgcaaATTCAGGTACTTTGAAGGCACATAATATTAGAAAACATTCAGGTGAAAAACCATTTAGTTGTAACTTTTGTGACTACAAATGTGCTACTTCAGACTATATGAAAATACATAACAGAACACATACAGGTGAAAAACCATTCAGTTGCGAATTTTGTGACTACAAATGTGCTActtcaaacaatttaaaaaaacatttcagaacacatacaggtgAGAAACCATTCAGTTGTGACCTTTGTAACTTCAAATGTGCTACTTCAGGCCAATTGAGAATACATATCAGATCACACACTGGTGAAAAACCATTTAGTTGCGAATTTTGTGACTACAAATGTGCTActtcaaacaatttaaaaaaacatttcagaacacatacaggtgAGAAACCATTCAGTTGTGACCTTTGTGACTTTAAATGTGCTACttcaaacaatttgaaaatacatatGAGAAGACACACTGGAGAAAAGCCTTTTAGTTGTGAGATGTGTGACTATAAATGCAGTCTGAAATCTAGCTTGAAATTACAtttcagaacacatacaggtgAAAAACCATTTAGTTGTGACCTTTGTAACTTCAAATGTGCTACTTCAGGCCAATTGAGAATACATATCAGATCACACACTGGTGAAAAACCATTTAGTTGCGAATTTTGTGACTTTAAATGTGCTACTTCAGGTAATTTGAAAGTACATATTCGAACACATACAGGTTAA
- the LOC111064251 gene encoding gastrula zinc finger protein XlCGF57.1-like isoform X3: MSVPIEIVEHDSPFERIDIEMKNEPSHSNTAIHQIKREKQEDGFAELQLTTNNVKQEPITSEEAPTTTQMAIVAVDSSQEPAPEFSTAFAPTDNDFSQQHYLIPGYNLIFIKEEDSQDVEDISEEINFGTVKSEAEMWPSISGTDNATEVGGVDAHPISPVEECTEPPVAGEETKLYSCDDSSYETPSITALKRHIRRHTKEKPFSCEICDYKCATSDYMKIHIRTHTVEKPFSCEFCHYKCANSNHLKVHIRSHTGEKPFSCKLCDYKCAISANLKVHIRTHSGVKPFSCKFCDYKCAISATLKAHIRTHTGEKPYNCDLCNFKCATSRQLKRHIRTHTGEKPFSCEFCDYKCSYSDYLKEHIRTHTGEKPFSCDLCNFKCTTSSYLKIHIRSHTGEKPFCCKLCDYKCANSGTLKAHNIRKHSGEKPFSCNFCDYKCATSDYMKIHNRTHTGEKPFSCEFCDYKCATSNNLKKHFRTHTGEKPFSCDLCNFKCATSGQLRIHIRSHTGEKPFSCEFCDYKCATSNNLKKHFRTHTGEKPFSCDLCDFKCATSNNLKIHMRRHTGEKPFSCEMCDYKCSLKSSLKLHFRTHTGEKPFSCDLCNFKCATSGQLRIHIRSHTGEKPFSCEFCDFKCATSGNLKVHIRTHTG; the protein is encoded by the exons ATGAGTGTTCCG ATTGAAATTGTGGAACATGATAGTCCATTTGAACGAATTGACATTGAGATGAAGAATGAACCTTCACATAGCAACACAGCTATTCATCAG ATCAAGAGAGAGAAGCAAGAAGATGGATTTGCAGAACTTCAATTGACAACAAATAACGTCAAACAGGAGCCAATAACCTCAGAGGAAGCCCCAACTACTACTCAG ATGGCGATAGTTGCAGTAGATAGCAGCCAAGAACCAGCGCCAGAGTTCAGCACTGCTTTCGCTCCAACCGATAATGACTTCAGCCAACAACATTATTTAATCCCTGGCTACAATCTAATATTCATCAAAGAAGAAG ATTCCCAAGATGTAGAAGACATTTCAGAAGAAATTAACTTTGGCACAGTGAAGAGTGAAGCAGAGATGTGGCCTTCTATCAGCGGCACTGACAATGCAACAGAAGTGGGTGGAGTGGATGCACATCCTATCTCTCCAGTTGAGGAGTGCACTGAGCCACCTGTGGCTGGTGAAGAGACCAAGCTCTACAGCTGTGATGACAGCAGCTATGAAACTCCATCGATTACTGCTTTGAAAAGACACATTAGAAGACACACTAAGGAAAAGCCTTTTAGTTGTGAGAtctgtgactataaatgtgctacTTCAGACTATATGAAaatacatatcagaacacatacagttGAAAAACCATTCAGTTGCGAATTTTGTCACTACAAATGTGCTAATTCAAACCATTTGAAAGTACATATCAGATCACATACAGGTGAAAAACCATTCAGTTGTAAATTATGTGACTACAAATGTGCTATTTCAGCCAATTTGAAAGTTCATATCAGAACACATTCAGGTGTGAAACCATTTAGTTGCAAATTTTGTGACTACAAATGTGCTATTTCAGCCACATTGAAAGctcatatcagaacacatacaggtgAGAAACCATACAATTGTGACCTTTGTAACTTTAAATGTGCTACTTCAAGACAATTGAAgagacatatcagaacacacACTGGTGAAAAACCATTTAGTTGCGAATTTTGTGACTACAAATGTTCATATTCAGACTATTTGAAagaacatatcagaacacatacaggtgAGAAACCATTCAGTTGTGACCTTTGTAACTTCAAATGTACCACTTCAAGCTATTTGAAAATACATATCAGATCACATACAGGTGAAAAACCATTTTGTTGTAAAttatgtgactataaatgtgcaaATTCAGGTACTTTGAAGGCACATAATATTAGAAAACATTCAGGTGAAAAACCATTTAGTTGTAACTTTTGTGACTACAAATGTGCTACTTCAGACTATATGAAAATACATAACAGAACACATACAGGTGAAAAACCATTCAGTTGCGAATTTTGTGACTACAAATGTGCTActtcaaacaatttaaaaaaacatttcagaacacatacaggtgAGAAACCATTCAGTTGTGACCTTTGTAACTTCAAATGTGCTACTTCAGGCCAATTGAGAATACATATCAGATCACACACTGGTGAAAAACCATTTAGTTGCGAATTTTGTGACTACAAATGTGCTActtcaaacaatttaaaaaaacatttcagaacacatacaggtgAGAAACCATTCAGTTGTGACCTTTGTGACTTTAAATGTGCTACttcaaacaatttgaaaatacatatGAGAAGACACACTGGAGAAAAGCCTTTTAGTTGTGAGATGTGTGACTATAAATGCAGTCTGAAATCTAGCTTGAAATTACAtttcagaacacatacaggtgAAAAACCATTTAGTTGTGACCTTTGTAACTTCAAATGTGCTACTTCAGGCCAATTGAGAATACATATCAGATCACACACTGGTGAAAAACCATTTAGTTGCGAATTTTGTGACTTTAAATGTGCTACTTCAGGTAATTTGAAAGTACATATTCGAACACATACAGGTTAA